The following is a genomic window from Pseudomonas promysalinigenes.
GCGAGCCTTCCTGCACTCGCACAGCTACACCGGCAATCCGCTGGCCTGCGCCGCCGCGCTGGCCACGTTGGACATCTTCGCGCAGGACAACGTGATCGAGGCCAACAAAGCCCTGGCAACGCGCATGGCCAACGCCACCGCGCACCTGGCCGAGCATGCCCACGTCGCTGAAGTCCGTCAGACCGGCATGGCGTTGGCCATCGAGATGGTCCAGGACAAAGCCACCAAGGCCGCATACCCATGGCAGGAGCGGCGCGGCCTGAAAGTGTTCGAGCACGCCCTGACCCGCGGCGCGCTGCTGCGCCCGTTGGGCAGCGTGGTGTACTTCCTGCCGCCATACGTGATCACCCCGGAGCAGATCGACTTCCTCGCCGAAGTGGCCAGCGAAGGCATCGACATCGCCACCCGTGACAGCGTCAGCGTCGCCGTACCGGCCAACTTCCACCCCGACTTCCGCGACCCGGGCTAAGCCACAGCGCCCGCCGTCGATTCCATGGCAGCAGGTTTACCCGTGCGCACGAAGGTGGCTGCACCGCCACACTCGCGGGTAAACCGCTCCCATGGAGTAATGTGATCCCTTTTCGTTCGAGCACAACCATGAGACTGTCCCGCTTCTTCATCGACGCCCCCTTAAGCCTCGGCGAGCACGACCTGCCCGAAGCCCAGGCCCACTACATCGGCCGTGTTCTGCGCATGGCGCCCGGCGACGCCGTGCAGCTGTTTGACGGTAGCGGCCAGGAATTTCTCGGCCGCTTGCTGGAAGTCGGCAAGAAGACCGTGCGCGTGAGCCTCGACCAGGCCCTGGCTGGCCAACCCGACTCGTCGCTGCACGTGCATTTAGGTCAAGGCCTGTCGCGCGGGGAGCGCATGGATTGGGCTATCCAGAAGGCTACCGAACTGGGTGCCAATGTCATCACCCCGATCGTCAGCGAGCGCTGTGAGGTGCGTCTGAAGGACGAACGTGCCGACAAACGCCTGGCCCACTGGCGTCAGGTTGCAATCAGCGCCTGCGAACAGTGCGGCCGCTCCACCCTGCCAGTGATCCACCCGCCAGTCACCTTAAGCGAATGGCTCAAGGGCACTGAGGCCGATCTCAAGCTCGTACTGCACCCGGTCGCCGAACCGCTGACCAGCCATGAAAAACCGGCAACCTTGGCTTTTCTCATCGGCCCTGAAGGCGGGTTGAGCGATACCGAAGTCGAGCAGGCCAACGCCGCGGGGTTCAACGCAGCGCGCCTGGGCCCGCGGGTACTGCGCACCGAAACCGCGCCGGTGGTGGCGCTATCGGTAGCTCAGCAGCTGTGGGGCGATTTCTAGCGCACGTACAGCGACACTGCCACGAAGTGCATAAGGCTGCCGGCGATCACAAATAGGTGCCAGATGCCGTGCCAGTGGCGGAAGCGGCTGTCGAAGGCGAAGAAGATGATGCCAACGGTATAGAACAGGCCACCGGCCGCCAACCAGGCGAAGCCTGCAGTA
Proteins encoded in this region:
- a CDS encoding 16S rRNA (uracil(1498)-N(3))-methyltransferase encodes the protein MRLSRFFIDAPLSLGEHDLPEAQAHYIGRVLRMAPGDAVQLFDGSGQEFLGRLLEVGKKTVRVSLDQALAGQPDSSLHVHLGQGLSRGERMDWAIQKATELGANVITPIVSERCEVRLKDERADKRLAHWRQVAISACEQCGRSTLPVIHPPVTLSEWLKGTEADLKLVLHPVAEPLTSHEKPATLAFLIGPEGGLSDTEVEQANAAGFNAARLGPRVLRTETAPVVALSVAQQLWGDF